In one window of Skermanella rosea DNA:
- a CDS encoding TolC family protein: MIRLHQALPGLLLALLPFTLIAPAHAQAVEGGGFDPVAMVRLAASGSAAGVRRLLDSLAPREITLGIVADTLLRENFGLLAAREAIASAATQITQREAAFDLNLVTSVSLSVNKTADRFETIGRPRTAETDLTRDDDGDGIPDFVQGNTGTVEEVDGEKVPCVFEDDKLINGGVGPGLCGQEPEYSEREEAASIEGPPSKRLTTTVGVSKMFTFGAQGSLSLSSIYNSKAGAQAPALTRPISATDPFGWGDKLFWTSSASLSATMPLPYTKGFGRAGSPENFSVEAARSGSRRAVFAEQAARNATLAEALQLYWDMIRSLQDIRILNEQKSVLDQRRGRVERLIGSGTVTNYELGQIQQELASFALREEAAWTQYLLRSNSLLTLLSADPDMVLIPADAEALLAETVPEPPSDAYDRALIGHPEIMAAQEDLELAKLSLAFRDNQAAPDIDLVVTAQLTQSDLSFGFGNPADALMNLTKPDKTNIFIGVRYLYPLGNQAARAALSRARTDERNAFDRARQTRQKIVNSVDRALADIRGAQSLLLVSRGDMELAGFAYERIVDERERGLATEFEVVNRYQDVLAARLNEANARVEMHKAWIRLSAAQGTLEEEVSR; the protein is encoded by the coding sequence TTGATCAGGTTGCATCAGGCTCTTCCTGGCCTGTTGCTGGCCTTGCTGCCGTTCACCCTGATCGCCCCCGCCCATGCGCAGGCCGTGGAAGGCGGCGGGTTCGACCCCGTCGCCATGGTCCGGCTCGCCGCCTCGGGGTCGGCGGCGGGCGTGCGGCGCCTGCTCGACAGCCTCGCACCGCGGGAGATCACCCTGGGGATCGTCGCCGATACCCTGCTGCGAGAGAATTTCGGCTTGCTGGCGGCGCGCGAGGCGATCGCTTCGGCGGCCACGCAGATCACCCAGAGGGAGGCCGCCTTCGACCTGAACCTGGTCACCTCGGTCAGCCTCAGCGTCAACAAGACGGCGGACCGGTTCGAGACGATCGGCCGTCCCCGCACCGCCGAGACCGACCTGACCCGGGACGATGACGGCGACGGCATACCGGATTTCGTGCAGGGCAACACGGGAACCGTGGAGGAGGTCGACGGCGAGAAGGTCCCTTGCGTCTTCGAGGACGACAAGCTGATCAACGGTGGCGTCGGTCCGGGCCTGTGCGGCCAGGAGCCGGAATATTCGGAACGGGAGGAGGCCGCCAGCATTGAGGGCCCCCCCAGCAAACGCCTGACCACCACGGTCGGGGTGTCCAAGATGTTCACCTTCGGGGCCCAGGGCAGCCTGTCGTTGAGCTCCATCTACAACAGCAAGGCCGGCGCCCAGGCGCCGGCGCTAACCCGGCCGATCTCGGCGACCGATCCGTTCGGCTGGGGCGACAAGCTGTTCTGGACCAGCTCGGCGTCGCTCTCGGCGACCATGCCGCTCCCCTACACCAAGGGATTCGGCAGGGCCGGATCACCGGAGAACTTCAGCGTGGAAGCCGCGCGCAGCGGCAGCCGCCGCGCCGTCTTCGCCGAGCAGGCGGCCCGCAACGCGACGCTGGCCGAGGCGCTCCAGCTCTACTGGGACATGATCCGCAGCCTGCAGGACATCCGGATCCTGAACGAGCAGAAAAGCGTCCTGGACCAGCGGCGCGGCCGGGTCGAGCGGCTGATCGGCTCCGGGACGGTGACCAACTACGAGCTGGGCCAGATCCAGCAGGAACTGGCCTCCTTCGCCCTGCGGGAGGAGGCCGCCTGGACCCAGTACCTGTTGCGCTCCAACTCCCTGCTCACCCTGCTGTCGGCCGATCCCGACATGGTGCTGATCCCCGCCGACGCGGAGGCGCTGCTGGCGGAGACCGTGCCCGAGCCGCCGTCCGACGCCTACGACCGCGCGCTGATCGGCCATCCGGAGATCATGGCGGCGCAGGAGGACCTGGAACTCGCCAAGCTGTCGCTGGCCTTCCGCGACAACCAGGCGGCGCCGGACATCGACCTGGTGGTGACCGCCCAGCTCACGCAGAGCGATCTTTCCTTCGGGTTCGGCAATCCGGCCGATGCGTTGATGAACCTTACCAAGCCGGACAAGACCAACATCTTCATCGGCGTCCGATACCTGTATCCGCTCGGCAACCAGGCCGCCCGCGCCGCCCTGAGCCGAGCCCGGACGGACGAGCGCAACGCCTTCGACCGGGCGCGCCAGACCAGGCAGAAGATCGTCAATTCGGTCGACCGGGCACTCGCCGACATCCGCGGTGCGCAGTCCCTGTTGCTGGTCAGCCGGGGCGACATGGAGTTGGCGGGCTTCGCCTACGAGCGCATCGTCGACGAGCGGGAGCGGGGGCTCGCGACGGAGTTCGAAGTGGTCAACCGCTACCAGGACGTCCTGGCGGCCCGCCTCAACGAGGCGAACGCCCGGGTGGAGATGCACAAGGCCTGGATCCGGCTGAGCGCCGCCCAGGGGACGCTAGAGGAGGAGGTGTCGCGATGA